In one Gopherus evgoodei ecotype Sinaloan lineage chromosome 1, rGopEvg1_v1.p, whole genome shotgun sequence genomic region, the following are encoded:
- the VAMP1 gene encoding vesicle-associated membrane protein 1 isoform X3: MSDPAQQSALGAPEGGALGGGPPGPSPNLTSNLRLQQSQAQMEEVVSIMSVNVEKVLDRDIRLTEMDGKAEALEAGASVFKTSAGKLKRKYWWKNCKMMIMLGVICAIVMVAIVQ, from the exons AT GTCTGATCCAGCTCAGCAATCTGCTCTTGGGGCCCCAGAAGGGGGTGCTCTTGGTGGGGGTCCCCCTGGGCCTTCCCCCAACTTGACTAGTAACCTTCGGCTGCAgcagtcccaggcccagatggAGGAG GTGGTGAGCATAATGAGTGTGAATGTGGAGAAAGTGCTGGATCGAGACATAAGGCTGACCGAGATGGATGGCAAGGCAGAGGCACTTGAGGCTGGTGCCTCAGTGTTTAAAACTAGTGCAGGAAAGCTAAAGAGGAAGTACTGGTGGAAGAACTGTAAG ATGATGATCATGCTTGGAGTGATCTGTGCCATTGTGATGGTGGCGATTGTAC
- the MRPL51 gene encoding 39S ribosomal protein L51, mitochondrial, with product MGTLQQLARWGLLGRSLSLVRTARSLHCGVSSWIHVKVPPEPKEVDRWTEKRALFGVYDNIGILGDFQVHPKDLITGPSWLRGWRGNELQRCIRKKQIVGHRMFDQDYKNLNKRIRFLYRRFNRTGKHR from the exons ATGGGgactctgcagcagctggcaagATGGGGCCTCTTGGGCCGTAGCCTCTCCCTGGTCCGGACCGCGAGGAGCCTCCACTGTG GGGTCTCCAGCTGGATCCATGTGAAGGTGCCCCCTGAACCTAAAGAGGTTGATCGCTGGACAGAGAAACGAGCCTTATTTGGGGTCTATGACAATATAGGAATTCTAG GAGACTTCCAGGTTCACCCCAAGGACTTGATCACAGGACCCAGCTGGCTGCGAGGCTGGCGGGGAAATGAGCTACAGAGATGCATCCGCAAGAAGCAAATTGTAGGTCACCGAATGTTTGATCAGGATTACAAGAACCTTAACAAAAGGATCAGGTTCCTGTACAGACGTTTCAACCGCACTGGAAAGCACCGCTAG
- the VAMP1 gene encoding vesicle-associated membrane protein 1 isoform X2 produces MSDPAQQSALGAPEGGALGGGPPGPSPNLTSNLRLQQSQAQMEEVVSIMSVNVEKVLDRDIRLTEMDGKAEALEAGASVFKTSAGKLKRKYWWKNCKMMIMLGVICAIVMVAIVLYFCT; encoded by the exons AT GTCTGATCCAGCTCAGCAATCTGCTCTTGGGGCCCCAGAAGGGGGTGCTCTTGGTGGGGGTCCCCCTGGGCCTTCCCCCAACTTGACTAGTAACCTTCGGCTGCAgcagtcccaggcccagatggAGGAG GTGGTGAGCATAATGAGTGTGAATGTGGAGAAAGTGCTGGATCGAGACATAAGGCTGACCGAGATGGATGGCAAGGCAGAGGCACTTGAGGCTGGTGCCTCAGTGTTTAAAACTAGTGCAGGAAAGCTAAAGAGGAAGTACTGGTGGAAGAACTGTAAG ATGATGATCATGCTTGGAGTGATCTGTGCCATTGTGATGGTGGCGATTGTAC